GTGTATAGAACCAAGAGTTGTTCTCTGGAGTTCTTTATCTTCTCGATCAAACTTCCCGTCATCGCCAGCATTTGCTTCATGAGGGAAATCATCCGCTTTCTCACGTACAATCTGAAGACAGTTGCGTCCATATCATTCCTGCTTCTAGCAGTATGGAGAGAGCCTGCCTTTTCTCCGAGAAGTCCTTCGAGTTGCTTCTCATAGAAGAAGAAAAGATCTTCAACCCCATCGGGGAACTCCCGCGGGATCTTCATAGTCGTGTCTAGTGCTCCAATAGCATTCTTTAGCGCTGATGCTGTTTCGGAGTCGATTATCCCCTGCTTTGTAAGCATAACTAGATGAGCCCTGTTTTGCTGCCCGAATTCACTCAGGAAGGTCTCCGCCCAGTGCCTGTAAGACTTTTCGAGAACGTGCCTAGAATATATTGGAGAAAATCCCATACTACCTCCCATTGAGAAGGTCGTCTATGTTGCCGAAGACGACCCTTTCGATTTCATCGTCGGAATAACCAACGTTAATCATGGCTTTGAACTGCTCATCGAAGTAGGCCTTTGCGTAACCCCTGGGAAAATAACTGGAATCCGTACCAAATACAATTCTACCCGGCCCTATAGTCTCTCTATACTTTCGAAAGAGCATTTCCAGGTTCACATCGTAAGGCATCCATCTCATCCACTGGTTTGATCCGCTTGTGTCAATATATACATTGGGGCAGGCCCAGCAGAGATTCAAGGTTTCAAAGACGTATCCACAACCAAAATGTGGCACGATTATTCTCATATGAGGAAAGGCTTTTGCAACATCGTGAATTACCAGTGGATTGATATTCATATGATTGGCAATCCCCCCAGCAGAGCCCATGATACCAAAATGGATCAGCACAGGGATATTTTCTCCCTGAGCGACTTCCCATACCGGATAAAGATCTTTGCTGTCAAGAGGCTTTCCAACCGTCGGTCCAAGTATCTTATATCCCTTCAGACCCTGCTTCTTAACGGCTTTCTCAAGCAGGAAAGGGGCCTCTTCGAGTGAAGGGTCGTGATGAGCATAGCCGTGAAACCTGTCGGGATGAGATTTAACTATCTCCGCCATTGCCTCGTTTCCACCTGAAGTAACGAAAACGACAGAGATATCATACATTTCTGCCTCTCTATACCATCTCTCTACCATTTCATCCTGTGAAGCGATGGGTTCGGCCCCATCGAACTGCCATGCCTTTCTCCAGCGCGCCCTCTCACGGGCCAGCCATGGATGGACACTACCTTTAGCCTTTCCAAAGAGATCAGAAGATGGAAAATGAACATGAGAATCGATTATTCGCATATGTATCACCCCTTTAATCCCGACATGGCGATTCCCTTTACAATCTGCTTCTGGAAGATTATGAAGAAGATTATCAGCGGTATGGTTGAGACGGCGGCGCCTGTCATAATCAACTCCCACCTGGTTAGATTCTCACTTGAGAAGTAAGAGACCCCGACCGGGAGAGTGTACATCTTCGGAGTCTGGGCTACTATGAGAGGCCACAAAAAAGCATTCCAGTTGCCAACGAAATTGAAAATCGCCAGTGTGGCAAGTGCCGGTTTGACGAGAGGTATGACTATTCTGATGAATATTCCAAATTCCGATACCCCGTCGATTCTTGCTGCATCAAGCAGGTCATCCGGTATCGTCGACATGAACTGCTTCATGAGGAAAATACCGAAAGCGCTGATCATACCGGGAAACATTATGCTCCAGTAGGTCTCCATCCACCCCAATTGCCTTACCATGATATACCATGGAATAACTAGCATCTCGGTCGGAATCATGAGCGTGCTGAGAATGAGAATAAATATGATGTTCTTGCCGGGAAAAGTATATTTGGCAAGCGTGTAGCCTATCAGCGAATCGAAAAAGAGAACGGATATAGTGGTCACAACAGCCACAATCATGCTGTTCAAAAACCACCTAGGAAACATTGAGTATTTGAAAATGAACTCGTAGTTGGCGATCGTCGGTTCATTAGGTATCAACGACATCTCATAGATTTCTTCAGATGTCTTGAAAGACGAAGAGAACATCCAGACAAAGGGAAAGACCATCACAATCGCAAAGATCGTTAGAAATATATAGGCAAAAATACTTGTTTTCCTGTCAATCCTATTCACTTGTAACCACCTACCAATCAGTATTGGACTCGCTTGTTCAATACTAGTAGTTGTATCAGCGTTATACCCATAATGAGCATGAAAAGTATCACGGTAGCGCTAGAAGCGAGACCCATATCAAAAGACCTAAAGGCTTTCTGGTATATGTATAGAACCAGAGGCTTGGTTGCGTTTAGAGGGCCTCCCGATCCCTGGTCGGTCATATTGTAAACTTGCGTGAATATCCTTAAGAACGTAATACTCTGAGTAACTACCAGAAATACCGTGATCGGATTAAGGAGAGGCAAAGTGATTTTGAAGAAGGATTGTCTTGAGGTTGCTCCATCAATCTCTGCTGCCTCTATGTACTCTTGAGGTATGGTTTGCAGACCGGCAAGATAAATGATAATGCAGTATCCTAGGTTCACCCACACAGTAGTCACAACTATGGCCGGCAAAGACTGGTTCATACTGGACAGAAACGGCTGCGCATCTAACCCAAAGGCCATCAGAACATTGTTTAATATTCCTGCGGGAGGCCGCTGGTAGATCCACCGCCAAACCCAGCTAACTGCAACAAGTGGAGTGATGTATGGCATTACATATAGCAAACGATAGAACCACTGCAGATGTCTCACCCTGTTTAACGTTGTGGCCAAAAAAAGAGATAGAACTATCACTAGCGGTATACCGAAAGTCACGTATTTAATAGTATTCCAGAGAGAAGTTGTGAATACCTTATCTTTAAAGAGCTTCACAAAATTGTCAAAGCCAACAAAATCCTTCTTCGGTGAGATCAGCCTCCAGTTTGTAAAGCTC
The sequence above is drawn from the Mesotoga infera genome and encodes:
- a CDS encoding amidohydrolase, with product MRIIDSHVHFPSSDLFGKAKGSVHPWLARERARWRKAWQFDGAEPIASQDEMVERWYREAEMYDISVVFVTSGGNEAMAEIVKSHPDRFHGYAHHDPSLEEAPFLLEKAVKKQGLKGYKILGPTVGKPLDSKDLYPVWEVAQGENIPVLIHFGIMGSAGGIANHMNINPLVIHDVAKAFPHMRIIVPHFGCGYVFETLNLCWACPNVYIDTSGSNQWMRWMPYDVNLEMLFRKYRETIGPGRIVFGTDSSYFPRGYAKAYFDEQFKAMINVGYSDDEIERVVFGNIDDLLNGR
- a CDS encoding carbohydrate ABC transporter permease, whose amino-acid sequence is MVFPFVWMFSSSFKTSEEIYEMSLIPNEPTIANYEFIFKYSMFPRWFLNSMIVAVVTTISVLFFDSLIGYTLAKYTFPGKNIIFILILSTLMIPTEMLVIPWYIMVRQLGWMETYWSIMFPGMISAFGIFLMKQFMSTIPDDLLDAARIDGVSEFGIFIRIVIPLVKPALATLAIFNFVGNWNAFLWPLIVAQTPKMYTLPVGVSYFSSENLTRWELIMTGAAVSTIPLIIFFIIFQKQIVKGIAMSGLKG
- a CDS encoding sugar ABC transporter permease encodes the protein MGQKRIVTAYVFLAIPLVFYIVVRFYPMIYAFWLSFTNWRLISPKKDFVGFDNFVKLFKDKVFTTSLWNTIKYVTFGIPLVIVLSLFLATTLNRVRHLQWFYRLLYVMPYITPLVAVSWVWRWIYQRPPAGILNNVLMAFGLDAQPFLSSMNQSLPAIVVTTVWVNLGYCIIIYLAGLQTIPQEYIEAAEIDGATSRQSFFKITLPLLNPITVFLVVTQSITFLRIFTQVYNMTDQGSGGPLNATKPLVLYIYQKAFRSFDMGLASSATVILFMLIMGITLIQLLVLNKRVQY